TTACCGTCAAGAGATGAGCCATTTGGATTAGTCGTCTCCGAAGCTATTTTTTGTGGAACACCTGCTATTGTATCAAATATAGGTGGTATGAAAGATCAAGTTAAGGATGGAATTAATGGATTTATTTTAAAAGAAAACACTCATGATGAACTTGCAAAAAAAATAAAAGAAGTGGAAAATATTTCTGAAAAAGAGTATAAACAACTGTCTGTAAATGCTTTAAACTCAAACCAAGAACACTCATTAGAAAATATTTCAAAAAAATTAATAGAGATTTATAATGAACTTTAAAAGAAAAATTTTTTATCTATTTTACATATCTTTATTTCGTTTTACTCCAGAAGATTATAGACCCTATTCACTATTTTTTCCAAAAGTTAGAAATTGGTTAGTAAAAAAATTTACAAACAGTTGTGGCAAAAATATTAGAGTTAAACACAATGCCGATATATCTCCAAATATTTGGATTGGTAAAAACTCAGAGCTAGGAACAAGATGTATGATACATGGGAATGTTCATATTGGAGATAATGTAATTATGGGACCAGATGTAAAAATATATGCAAGAAATCATAAATACGAAAGATTAGACACACCTATAAGAGAACAAGGAAAACACTATTTGAAAACAGAAATAGCTAATGATGTTTGGATTGGAGCAAACTCTATTATTACAGCAGGTGTTAAAATTGGAAATCATGCAATAATAGGGGCTGGTGCAGTTGTAACAAAAGATATTCCAGATTTTGCAATTGTTGGAGGTGTTCCAGCAAAAATCATAAAGTTTAGAAATGAATAAACTCATCTACCTCATCGGTGCAGGACGAAGTGGAACAACAGCACTTGCCACTTTTTTAGGAAATAGTAGAGATATTACAACTATTGGAGAGATGCATCAGTTTTTTGAACATTTAGAAAAAGGTAAAAGTTGTTCTTGCGGAAAAGAGTTTTTAGAGTGTAAATTTTGGAATCCAATTTTAGAAAAACTTCCAAAAGAGTTTTTAGAGAATCCAAAAAAATTTCAAGAATTTACAGAGCAATTTGAGTATCACAGTTCAATACCAAAATATCTTTTTAGAAAATTTAGAGTCGATGAGGTTCAAAAATATTTAGAAATAAATGAAGCTATTTTTTCAGGATTTCAAAACAGATATATTTTAGACTCTGCAAAATATATTGGTCGCTATTTAGGATTAAGAAAATCTAAAAAACTAGAAGTAAAAGCCATCTATTTAGTTCGTGATGTTCGAGGAGTTGTAGACTCTTTTTCAAAACAGGTTCAATCTTCAAGAAAACCTTTAAGTTCCATTGTGTATTGGTTAATCATAAATTCAATTGCAGAAATTATTTATAGATTTTCAAAAGAAAAAATCTTAAAAATTAAATATGAAGACTTGATTGAAACACCTATTTCCGAATTTGAAAAAATTGAAAAGTTTTTAGATTTAGATTTAAGTGAGATAAAAAATAGAATAGAAAAAAGCGAACCTTTTGAAATGCCCCATATAGTTGGTGGAAACAGAATAAAAAGTAGTAA
The DNA window shown above is from Thiovulum sp. ES and carries:
- a CDS encoding acetyltransferase (isoleucine patch superfamily) (PFAM: Bacterial transferase hexapeptide (three repeats)) is translated as MNFKRKIFYLFYISLFRFTPEDYRPYSLFFPKVRNWLVKKFTNSCGKNIRVKHNADISPNIWIGKNSELGTRCMIHGNVHIGDNVIMGPDVKIYARNHKYERLDTPIREQGKHYLKTEIANDVWIGANSIITAGVKIGNHAIIGAGAVVTKDIPDFAIVGGVPAKIIKFRNE
- a CDS encoding sulfotransferase family protein (PFAM: Sulfotransferase domain); amino-acid sequence: MNKLIYLIGAGRSGTTALATFLGNSRDITTIGEMHQFFEHLEKGKSCSCGKEFLECKFWNPILEKLPKEFLENPKKFQEFTEQFEYHSSIPKYLFRKFRVDEVQKYLEINEAIFSGFQNRYILDSAKYIGRYLGLRKSKKLEVKAIYLVRDVRGVVDSFSKQVQSSRKPLSSIVYWLIINSIAEIIYRFSKEKILKIKYEDLIETPISEFEKIEKFLDLDLSEIKNRIEKSEPFEMPHIVGGNRIKSSKEIYFKSDIAWKNKMSRWKQVLYYFLAFPIMILNGFKL